The window tttattcatattcgaaagtatatgtttaatttaaatacaatcCTACACGCCTCATTAATTCTATACACAAACATACAATTAAACCGTGTCTTCTAATAATATCTTAATGTGGCAACGGGTCAACTAAACCGGCATATGGCGACTTATTGTAGTAAAGTATTGCCCATATATGTTAAAACTATGACTTAAAAAGAGAATTATCGACTTAAAAAGAGAATTATCAAAGTCAATCCTCATCAAAATTAGTGACCTTAATTGGAGAATTAAGGTAGTCTCTACTACCTTAAAATTATAGCATTCTTGAtccatatatttaaaaaattttaatttataatataattactaatattattaaaaaatatataatacaatatttaatttcCCGTTTGATGAAGGTATTAAgtaaatgttaatttttttttatgtcagaTTGATCAAGAGATAAGACGCTTGGGCATAATgaagtttaatattttatataattaatcaggatattataataattcaactatatacttttttaatttgaaaatttattttggttttaaCTAATATATACTAAAATAGAGGTATCATTTgaaactaaaaaataatattaaagaaCAATTTAACCTTTAAtccatcaaataaaaataagaaaaatattattcacacaccttttaaataataatttccaacaataaaatatataattagttGAAATATCCTAACGTCCATCAATCAATATTATGAGTGCATGATacataaatgtatgtatatatatatatatattcacataGACTAATTTGTACACAAGAAGACAACTTTATATATTTGCTAAAtatttatgtataatataaaaaattagttGTTTTCTTTATCATTGTTCTTCTCTTTCAAGAAGGCGATATATTGCAGAGAAGAACAGCACAGCACTCCTTCTAGCTGCGGCCTGGAAGGAGATTAGAAAAGGAGAGAAAGACAAAGATAGATAGAGAAAGAGAGAAACGACACTTCAGAAACAGCAGACAGTGCTCTcagagaaaaagaagaattcttttccaaaaaaaaaatcaaattacacAGAGAAGAAAACGATGTGTGATATTCTCTAATTCGATAAAAAAATCAGCATATATTTTAAGAGGTATGTGTGAATTCGTATTCAGAAAGCTGAAATTCTAAACGACAGAAGAATTTAAAGAGTGATTAAGTTTTGATGCTTTCACTTTTACTCCTCACTTGcctttttattcttttctttgattgatttcttttcattttttgtttcttGGATTTTTTTGATGGTTCCACTGATAGAACCAGGAGCTGGTGCTGTGTTTTACAGAAAGAAGTGACGATGAAGAAGATGACTGTGATATGGGAATAGCTACGCCTCCAATACCAGCTTGTACTGTTAACTCTCGAATAAGAggttataattaaatattcggACAAGCAAAGTTTGCTGAATTCTATGTCCCAGGATTATCATCAAGCTGGTATTTTCAGTTTCTCGAATGGATCATTCGAGAGATCCCAACGAGAACAGCAGCAACACATGGCGCAGCAGATCCGAAAGGACAAACTGAGGATTCAAGGATTCGAACCACCACCGCCTTTAGTCGGcatggaagaagaagaatccgGAGGAGTTCTTCCGGTTTACGAAACTGCGGGTATATTGCAAGAAATGTTCAATTTCCCCTCGGGTGGTGTCGGAACGGGTACTGAATTACTGGAAAATCAGATTTCTCAGGGCTATCGAATTCCCAGAACGATTCCTCCCGACGTGCCTGCCTCCGCCGCCGATTGGTTCCTACACCGGCAAGGGATCATCGGTGGTGGTGGGCTCGGAGATTCCAAGAGTCAGCATCATCAGATTTCAAACATTAATGCTGATTCAGCGGCAGTCATGCAGCTTTTCTTGATGAATCCACAGCAGCAAAGGTCGCCTTCACCATCTTCGTCGCAAAATCCTCTCCCTAATTCTTCAACTCTTCACATGCTGCTTCCAAATCAATCTTCCACCAACTCTCCTTCAAATCTCCAAGCTTTTCATACGGCACCAGGCGGGGGTTTCGGCCAATTCGCATGGGTTCAAAACAGTGGAAACGAAACCAACCCTAATGAGATTCCTGGAGTTATGGAAGGACAAGGGCTTTCTTTATCATTATCTTCTTCATTACAGCAATTCGAAGCTGCAAAGGCCGAAGACATGATGAGGATGGAAGACAGAGGGATGATTTTCTTCGGGCAGGGCGGGGGATCGACTTCTGCAACATATCGGTTCAAGAACACGGTTTCAGGCGGCGGCGGAGGCAGCGGGCCGTTGCATTTTCAAGGCGGAGTTAATCAGAACCACCAGTTGCACGGCGGGCTAGGGTCTAATTTTGGAGCGGTCAATATTCTACGAAATTCAAAGTACTCCAAGGCAGCTCAAGAGTTGTTGGAAGAGTTCTGCAGCGTCGGTAGGGGTCAGTTCAAGAAAAACAAATTCAGTACAAACCCTAGTTCGAATCCAAGTGGAGGAGGCGGAGTTGCAGCCTCTCCTTCAAAAGATCTTCCGCCATTATCAGCCGCTGACCGGGTCGAACATCAGAAAAGAAAGGTCAAACTATTGTCCATGCTTGACGAGGCACGTAATATCTACACTCTCTTCTTTATTTACTCCACCAGGCTACAGAAAAGTCCGGCAAGTTTTAAGCTATTATTTAATTGCCGGCGAATGGAAGAGGTTTCATTAACTACTATACAAAaagaaatcaaattaaatacttttaagttgctaataaattttttatatttgtggGGTATAATTAGACTACGCAGGATTTTCATTTGGTAAAAGAATCGAGACTAAGCAACCACCGGCAGAATGAAATCGAATGCCCCGCGAGAAATTATTTGATGATCCAAGATTGCAAATTCCGTTGTATTTTTCTtccattttattttctccaatgacagtttttgaatatttaaacaatataaTTCGATCTTTATAATAGGTAGCATATATATCTTGTTGGTTTGTATTGAAAAAATATTGCATTTTCAAACGAGACAAGGATATTCTTTCCTTCACATCAACGATCATTTCACTGTACTAGGCTCTGATGCACACAGTTATTATTATATGTGGAATCCTGGCCCTTGCTCAGTATATAACTCTGAAATAAAATCAGAATCCTCAATTAATTAAGAAACAAGACATTAAATATTGTCATATTTGAAATGTAGGCCAATCTTGTATATCTCACAATCATTATAatattaagcaattaaaatctgtccaaaaataatatgtttctCTCTGGAAATGTACAGCCcgagtaattttattttttccaggTGGATAGACGATACAACCACTACTGCGAGCAAATGCAAATGGTTGTGAACTCATTCGACATGGTGATGGGTTTCGGGGCGGCGGTGCCGTACACATGCCTCGCACAGAAGGCCATGTCTCGGCATTTCCGGTGCCTAAAAGACGCTATTTCGGCTCAAGTAAAGCAGAACTGTGAACTTTTAGGCGAGAAAGATGCGGGCACATCGGGCATAACGAAAGGCGAGACACCGAGGCTGAGAATTCTTGAGCAAAGCCTGAGGCAACAAAGAGCGTTTCATCATATGGGAATAATGGAACAAGAAGCATGGAGACCTCAAAGAGGCTTGCCTGAAAGATCTGTGAACATTCTGCGAGCATGGCTTTTCGAACATTTTCTGCATCCGTACGTATTTTACTTCACCTTTTCCTCCCGAGTTTTTTTAAGAATTTCTTCTTtgttttatgcagtaaaaaacTGAAtgaatatcttttttttaatcattatcGTGGCATTCTATGACAAGACAAGTCTTGATGCATGCAACTGTTCAGCCTTTTCTttttgtttggttttgttttctttcctttttttttagtCTTTTGGATATTGTCTTTTAAACGTACTCAAATTACCGTGCCTGATGTagtttataaaaacaaaatggGTGAAAAGATATTACTCCTCCTTTCGTTCATTTGCATTTTGTGAAATTTCTCTCGGCATTACTCCTATACGTATAATTTTTCCGTAAAAAAGTTGTGCAATATTATACTACAAATGATACCGCCTAATTATTAGATACCATGTCATATATTTGTGAAATAGAATTCtttctataaaataaaaagttagtTTAAAATTCCATTTTAAGTATTCAACACGCCCAAACACCCACTAGCTAGGAAAGTTACTTTTAACAACTCATAATATTTAGTacatatatttgtattttttagaaatttggCGGATATAACCATCTTTAGAGtttaatgcattaaatatgTCGCACTCGGTCAATATAACAGATCGATCAATAAGATTACTATTAATGAATTATAGAAGAAAAAAGAATGCGCCATGTCTTATACTGCAAACCTCATCCGTCGTCGACCTTGCATTGACCAGTAGTTTTTACATCTTATATACGCACCTTTCTTTTGTGCATCACTAATAAGTAgagtaatttattattattatatgaaattgcatttttttaaatacgCTTTGTGTTCaatatttatgtataatttCGTTGAGTTTCTTCCTTCACAACTTATATTGAGTAAAATTTCTTGGTGGGGTTCTATCTTCTCTGTCCATGGATGGAAGAAAGGAGAGCGTGCAGCTGCCCATTTCAATTCTGAACCTTCAGTAGCTGTTACGTACTGCTCTGATAGATTGTCACGTTCATGCTGCAAAAAgatacataaaaattaaattattatacacacacacacacacatacacacatatatacagaaTACGGGAGTCTTTTTCTTGGCGCATAAATCCAATAAATGGTTAAAGTTTGGTCGTCACTTCAATTTGTTTAGGCAATTTAGGGTTCGAATCTAAGGAGTGGTGTCGTTTTCTTTTCTGACGTGTGTCGTCGTCTCAGGTACCCTACTGATGCAGATAAGCATCTTCTGGCTCGACAGACTGGCCTATCTAGAAACCAGGTACTCTAATTGGTTCATGATTTTAGGAATCCTAAAATTTGATACAATGGGTTTACAAGAGAAGTCATATCATATTTTCTTGAGATGCATGTATTGTTTACTCcaattttactcaatcattgatatttaaaattagtgctTATTGATCGTTAAATGGTGTTTCGGGGTGTATAAGTACGTGGTGCGGACCACagtaaacataaaataaaacccATATCATATCCAAATTGCGGTACTGAGAAACTTTTTGTATGGGGGTATCAGGTATGCAAGGATTGGTGTAATTATTGTGTGGTTTTTTCTCGTTTCTGTTAAAGAAAAGGCTAGGCGAATCCATATCCATATTAAAGACATAAATTCTGTACAGGAGTGTAAGAGGTGAAAGTTTGCAGTGTTTTCTATCTTTTAAATTTCCAATCTCTTTATTACGTAGCCATGCATTGCATGATCAGGCAGTACCACACAATTCAGTGACCTTTCAACCTGAATCGCTGACTGAAAACTGCATGCACGTACAGCCCTATTTggattatttcaaataattaatcttcAAATAAATtcgtaaatttaaaataatagagGGCCAAAAAGGATCGAGTATCagagtatgtatatatattggaGTCCTACGATATATCGAGGAACAGTATAATTAGTAGCgatttaatgtttttatttaactgcttttatgtgtattttttttgggttcaagattatttatttattgtgtttatttACTTTACGTTAAAATAAGTCAGTCGAGCAGGAAACTCAACTATACAACCGTACTATAACCCAACATCTTCTTTAATTTGTCTTTTCCAACGAGATTAAAATGTTGCATCTTAAAATTCCTCAAGTCATTAATTATCATTAAATCCACCATGCAACCAATTGGAATCTTAggtttatataatttatatttttacattttattatgGTTTTGTGTAATGTCTGCAGGTTGCAAACTGGTTTATTAATGCTAGGGTGCGGTTATGGAAACCCATGGTGGAGGAGATGTATCAACAAGAATCCAAAGATGATGCAGAAGATAGTCAGCGGGACcaaagcagcagcagcagcggtgCCCACATCAATAATGCACAAACTCCGACGCCTCACACGGCCACCACCACACCCGCCGCCGTGTTTACTCCTCCTGGCAGAAGATTTGAAATCAATGCCACTGAAAACGACCCGTCTTTCATGACAATTAATAGGCAATGTTTTCCGGAAAGCCAAGCCATGATTAGTGTAAACATGCCATTGACTGCCTCCAACTCCACGGCGCTACCTCTTCCGGCCATGCACACGTCGGACGCCCCAAGCCGGAGCCATGCAGACACTGAGTCAGCCTTTAGAGGGCTTGGAGCTAGTGCGAGCGACGTGTCACTGACGTTGGGGCTGCGTCATGTGGGTAACTTATCCGAGAATATCAATCCTTTTTTGGGTTAGATCAATCTTATTCTGCGGTTACTtctttttgaataattattctGTTTCCTTTTTCTAGACAGATAAAATACATGCATGATGAGATATTGTATAGTTCAAATTATTCCACAATTTATTTAGCATgtgtattttttcttttttatatgcATCTAAGCGATCAATTATaagtttgattaaatttatatactaTTATTTGTGGACGTGGTAAAATTTTGTAAGGTCAAAGGTGAAACTTAAAGAAATCTTTTTCATCATGTATACTTGAAGTTTTCTATTAATGACTATTCTTGGTTAATTTCTCCAAAGAACAGTGAAATTTATTTGtagcaataattaattaagtaaatattAACAATTATTAAGGAGAGGTGACACAATCGATCAGTACAGTACTATATATCATCATAAATTACAAATAGAAATGACAATTATTTGGGGAAGCAAATGGAAGtgattttagtctttttatttaaacaaagtTTGATAGTAAAGATTTATGTATAAAGcttcaatataatttatttaaattggcATTAAATGCCAATATATATTTTCGTTTAATGAAAAACgtagaaaaatatttgtactgGTTTAACAGTTTAAGTTGatcaatttaatcaattataaatgATCAATTTCAATTAACTTTGATATTGGTGAAAGTTAGCGTGCAAGAATCACAAGAATTTTGCGAAATCTAGAGTTAATTttagattaaatttaaaaaaattgatatatttgcgtggaaaaaatatatagatttacCAAAATTAACTAAAACTTGAGCATCCAGCTTAAACGAAGAAGCACTTAActtaaaagaaacaaaaacatagAATCAACTCGAATTCATAACTATAATAtctaatccattttaaaaattcaaatttaacatattatctctacaaattacatatttaatataattgcaATATCATTatctaaataataatttaaaactataacaaaattttatgaatcaaCATAATCTATTGACGATCATGATTCATATAATTAAAAGTCATTATTTTACATATGCATCGAGTGTGTTTCGTTcactaatatatataaaatttgaatcggtttaacttgatatatataaaactaaactaaattaactaatattttttaataaaaaagtattttaaaaaaaacaaactacCAATTCAACCGAACCAaattttttcgatttaaataatagttatatttagtttataaaattgagtttttatgttaatttctatattaaatattattgatataacgtgagaattttgggttaaaatttgaaatcaccAACTTATTTTGTAATCAGATAATGACCAATTAAAATGTGATAGCACTTATAGATAGATgtgtattaatttatttaatattgattATTGACATTATATATATCCGGTATAAACAAGAGTTTTTGGGGGAAAAAAATTCACTGTTTCATACATATCAAATTAGTCACACAAGTACCTGGGGTCTTCAGCGAAGGCCACCCTTTCTCCGTTGTGGACAACCGCCCAAGctccttctttttcttttccggACGTCGCATTCTCCGACGATCCTGGTATTAGATGATTTAAGTGTCTAACCACGTCactttttgtttattttctttgggaATCAGAGCAGACATATTAAACTTGATTTGTTCTTTTGTGAGGTTTACGTTTTGTGCTTCGATTTGGACAGAATTCTATTATCAAGTACAAAAAATTCACCCTTTCTCCGCCGCCCAAGCTCCGTCGTTTTCTTTTTCC of the Primulina huaijiensis isolate GDHJ02 chromosome 1, ASM1229523v2, whole genome shotgun sequence genome contains:
- the LOC140973985 gene encoding LOW QUALITY PROTEIN: BEL1-like homeodomain protein 2 (The sequence of the model RefSeq protein was modified relative to this genomic sequence to represent the inferred CDS: inserted 2 bases in 1 codon), which codes for MGIATPPIPACTVNSRIRGYNXKYSDKQSLLNSMSQDYHQAGIFSFSNGSFERSQREQQQHMAQQIRKDKLRIQGFEPPPPLVGMEEEESGGVLPVYETAGILQEMFNFPSGGVGTGTELLENQISQGYRIPRTIPPDVPASAADWFLHRQGIIGGGGLGDSKSQHHQISNINADSAAVMQLFLMNPQQQRSPSPSSSQNPLPNSSTLHMLLPNQSSTNSPSNLQAFHTAPGGGFGQFAWVQNSGNETNPNEIPGVMEGQGLSLSLSSSLQQFEAAKAEDMMRMEDRGMIFFGQGGGSTSATYRFKNTVSGGGGGSGPLHFQGGVNQNHQLHGGLGSNFGAVNILRNSKYSKAAQELLEEFCSVGRGQFKKNKFSTNPSSNPSGGGGVAASPSKDLPPLSAADRVEHQKRKVKLLSMLDEVDRRYNHYCEQMQMVVNSFDMVMGFGAAVPYTCLAQKAMSRHFRCLKDAISAQVKQNCELLGEKDAGTSGITKGETPRLRILEQSLRQQRAFHHMGIMEQEAWRPQRGLPERSVNILRAWLFEHFLHPYPTDADKHLLARQTGLSRNQVANWFINARVRLWKPMVEEMYQQESKDDAEDSQRDQSSSSSGAHINNAQTPTPHTATTTPAAVFTPPGRRFEINATENDPSFMTINRQCFPESQAMISVNMPLTASNSTALPLPAMHTSDAPSRSHADTESAFRGLGASASDVSLTLGLRHVGNLSENINPFLG